A region of the Pleurocapsa minor HA4230-MV1 genome:
AAAAAGTAATGGCGATCGCTGGATCTTGAGTGGGGTCTATTTTAAAGGAAGTTTGCTGTTTACTATCTTGATATGATTTTTTCAGCTTCTGTTCTAAAAGATTCTGAAACGCTGCACCAGAGGTAATTGCAATAAAAACACCGATGATGGCGACAAAAAATGGTGGTTGAGGTAAATAATACATCTAAATGATTGATTTGAATACACGAGTCAGTGCTTTACTACTCTATCTTGAAGCGGTAGCAGAGGGAATAATTGCCATGACACTTTCAGCAGAAATTTGGCGAAAAGTATTAAAAGCAAAGTCTAATATTTTCTGAGGTTTAATATCATCTTGAATTAAACTCCACAGTCTCTGTACCTCGTCGGTATGAAGGCGATCGCCTTCTGTTAAAGCCATTAGCAATTGTTGACGTAAATATCTTCCTTCTTCTGAAAGTAGATATTGTAAGCCTAAACGAGCTGTAGGTAGAATATCAAAGCTATCGTCTGAACTGGCGATTTCAATCATGTTTTCCAATCTTTGCCATTGGAATTTGCCATCTTTAATCAAAACATCTAATAAGCGTCTTCTCAGTTGCGGGGATTCTCCTGTCAGTAACCTTTGAGATACATAGGGATAGGATACTTCGACGATTTTAAAGTTAGGGTTAAGACTCAACGCTAATCCTTCTTGAGTAACCAGAGAACGAATAATTAGTGCAAACTTGGCAGGAAGACGAAAAGGATATTCATACATTAATTCGGAAAATTCATCCGTAATCGTTTTGAAGTTAAAGTCCCCCACGCTTTCGCCGATCGCATTACCCAAAACAGCTTCTAAAGCAGGAATAATTGGCTTAATATCAGTATCGGGAGTTAAAAAGCCTAAATTGACAAAATCTTGTGCTAACCCTTCATAGTCACGGTTGATCAACTGCACCACCGCAGAAGCGATCGTTTCCTTCATCGACTCAGAAAGCTGATCCATCATGCCAAAGTCAATGTATGCCATTCGTCCATCAAGGGTAGCAAAGAGATTCCCTGGATGAGGATCGGCATGAAAAAAGCCATATTCCAACAGCTGACGTAAGCCTGAAGTTACACCGATTCTGACCAAATTATCTGCATCTAATCCCGCAGCTTCTAACTTCTCTAGATCGGTTAGCTTGATGCCGTCAATCCATTCGAGGGTTAGAACATAGTTATTGCAGTATTGATGGTAGATCGCGGGAACTTTAACTTCAGGATCTCCCGCAAAATTGGCAGCAAATTGTTCGGCATTTTGAGCTTCATTGAGATAATCAATCTCTTCAAATAGCTTCAAACCAAATTCATCGACGATTAGAGCCAGATCGTGTCCTAAATTGAGGGGTAACCAAGGCTCGATCCAACCAGCCAAAAGCCTCATTAGATAAAGATCGAGACTTAATTGAGGACGTAAATTAGGACGTTGAACTTTTACGGCGACGGTTTCTCCACTATGTAAGACCGCTTTATATACTTGCCCCAAACTAGCAGCAGCGATGGGATCGGGGGAAAATTCGCGATAAACTTCGCTAATAGAGCGCTCTAAACCCAATTCGATAATATCAAAAGCAATCTGATTGGGAAATGGCGGTAGCTGATCCTGTAGCTTGGTCAACTCATCCAAAAAGTCTTTGCGAATCAGGTCTGGTCGCGTAGATAGTGCCTGTCCTACCTTGATATATGCAGGGCCAAGCGCCGTAATAACTTTGCGTAGTTCTCTAGCTCTTTTTGGCTGATTAATAAATTCTCGATTGGTTATTCTATCCCAATAAAGATGTAGGGCAAAATTGCCAAACAGCCAGACAACGGCGATCGCCCGCCAGATTACCTGCCAGGGTCGAAAACGATAATAAGATGCGATTGCCTCTGCATCGTAACTTAAGGATTGACCAGGTTCTAGCTGAGAATAATTCATTGTTGCTTGCTGAACGCCGAAGCGTGCAGATAAATCCGTTTCGCTCTTAAACTTAACTGTATTACCAACTTGTTAACTTACTCATAACTACCCACTATTTTTTTGGTAGCTAATGATTATATTAGTATACAAAACTACATTTTGCTTAATTTTACGGTAATAATTTAGCTTAAAAAGCAACCGCTACCGCCAGCATTTCTTCTGGAGTGAGATGAGAATGAACAATTTGACCATCTTTAAACCAAATAATTCGGTTAGTTAGTTTAGCCACCTCTGGTTCATGAGTAACCATAACCACGGTGATTCCGCCATCATGTAACTCACCAAAAATATCTAACACTTCTCTAGTGGTGTGAGAATCTAATGCTCCAGTCGGCTCATCTGCCAATAATAACAAGGGTTCATTCACAATTGCTCTAGCGATCGCGACTCGTTGCTGCTGTCCCCCTGATAGTTGATTGGGACGATTATTCATTCTATTAGCCAAACCTACTCTAGTTAAAGCTTCTGTTGCGCGATCGCGCCTTTCCTTAGAGGCTATTCCCGCATAAACCATGGGCAACATCACGTTTTCTAATGCACTAACTTGAGGTAGTAAATGAAATTGTTGAAACACAAAGCCAATTTTGCGATTGCGAATTTCGGCTAGCTGTTCATCTGCTAATCCAGCAACACTGATGTTGTCTAGGTAATATTTACCTGCGGTAGGTCGATCTAAACAGCCAATAATATTCATGACAGTAGATTTACCTGAACCTGATGCACCCATAATCGAACAATATTCTCCCTGGTGGATGATTAGATCGACTTTATCTAAAGCATGAACTGCTGTATTACCAATCCCGTAGACTTTTTCTATCTCTTCTAAACGAATAATTATCGGCTTAGATGGCTTAGATTGAGGCGTTTGAGCGGATAAATTCATAGGATTAAAAAGTGTCTAAATATCTGTAGTTTAGACTAACAAGAATAACCAGAGGAAAGAGGAAATAAGAAATAGGAAATAGGAAGTAGAAAGTAGGAAATTTTGTAAGGCGGAAGTAGTGTTTCAAAGATGTCCGAATGTTTTTACGTAGTAGGTCGTCAAATTTGTTTTGAGTAATGAGTTTTTAATTTACTACCTAAGTAGGTAGGCAAAATAATTGATCAAACCCCTACCCTTAGAGCTATTTGTCCTAAAGGATTCCTAAAGGATTAGCTCCTTCGTCCTAAAGGATACCGCTCCGCATATCGCGTCACCGCTCCGCATATTACTCGTTACTCATTACTTGTTACTCCCTAACCTCATTTCCAATTTAATTACACCCACTACCCACTACCCACTACCTAATCTCAACCCATCAATTCAAACTTGACGATCTAGTAGGTCTATAACTGCTTCTGTTTGAAGGGGGTGATTAATCTTTCCTCAGAGGCAAGGCAATTTTATTAAAGCAGAGTAGGATCTTAGTCTATTAATTTTTTATTATGCTTAAAAGTGGTAGTTAGTCCAAGCCACTCAGGAAATTGAGATTATGACTAAATCTATTAACACTCCCCCAAATCCTGAACCTGAGAAACCAAAGGTTTGGCAGCGTTTGTTGAACAAGCTTAAGTCTTCTCCGAAAACGGTTGTCGCGGGAGTTACGGCGATCGCAGCTGTAGGTAGTTTGGGCTACTGGGGAACACAAGTATTAGCCAAAAAGAAATTAGCGCCGTTTCTGGAGAATCAAATCGGCAAGATTATTGAGCGTCCCCTTGATTTGGGAGAGTTAAAAGGTTTTTCTCTCAACGGTGTTGAGTTTGGTCAGACGGTTATTCCGCCGACAGCTACCGATCCAGATAAGGTGACGGTGGAAGGGGTAAAAGTTGGGTTTAATCTTATCCCTGTCTTATTTCGTCGTACTCTACCTCTAGAGGTGGCTTTAATTCAACCTGATATTTATCTCGAACAAGAGCAGGATGGAGAATGGATTAACTTAGATTTTCTCAAGAAAGATACTGAAAAAAAAGAGCCGTTGGTTTACTTTGATGTAGATTTGGATGTCGAACAAGCCAATATTACTGCTGTACCTTACCAGCAGGAGCCGCTTAAAGGGAAGTTAGACGGTAGTGGAAGATATAATCAGAAACAAGCTTTGGCAGAATATGATCTCGACGCAACTATTGAACAGGCTAAAGCAACAATTCAGGGGGAAACTAAGCTAGAAACTGGCAGCACCAATACCAGACTGCTGGTGGAGAATCTGATTTTAGCGGATGCAGCGACATTTTTACCAATTCCCGTAGAAATTAATAGTGGTACGCTCAACGCCGATTTAGATATTAATATTCCTTCCTTAGACGAAATTACCGCAGCTAATGTTAAAGGAAAAGTTAATCTGCAAAACCTGTCGGGATCGGCTACGGATTTAGACGCTCCTATTTCGGCAGAATCTCAGCTAAATTTCAGTGGTCGTAATGCCCAAATCAACCAAACTCGGGCAACTTTAGGCGATATTACCGCCCAGGTAGATGGACAGGTTAATTTAGATAATGGCTACGATTTAGATGTTGATGTACTGCCGTTTCAACTAGCTAGTCTACCCAATAAACTCACTGAGGGTTTACCTGTGGATGTTGCAGGAATAATCGAAGCACAGGTTCAACTACGAGGAGCAATTAAAGATCCCAAACTAACGGGCAAGATTAACAATACTCAGACGGTAATTATAGGTCAAACGACTTTAAAGAAAATTAAGGCTGATTTTCGTGGTGATTTAGAGCAAGTCGTCTTAGATGATGTGCAGATTATCCCTGTGGCAGGGGGAAAGGTAATGGCAGCAGGAAAAATCGAGACTAATCTACGACAGGCTTTAGAAAGTAAGCAGCCAATCGATTCAACTAAGATGCCACTAGCCTTGAGCTTTACCGCCGATTTACCCACACAACAGCTGGTTAATCCTTACTATCAATTACCCCAAAATGTGGCGATTGGTAATCTTCAAGCTGAAGGACAGATTGACGGCACTTTAAATAATCCTCAAGGCATGGTCAATTGGAATATTGCCGACTCTAGCGCGAGAAACCTAGAAGATGTTGCAGGCTCAGGAGAATTGGTTATTGCCAATCAGAATATACAGCTGCAAGACACTGAAATTACCTACGGAGAGGGTAAGGTAGACGTAACGGCAGATGCTAATTTAAATAATAAAAAATGGCAAGCAAGCCTAGACGCAAATTCTCTCAACCTCAGACCCTTTGCCGCTCAGTTTAGTAATCCTAATTTAAACCTAGATCGACCTCTGGCGGTAGATACGGCTCAGGCTAAGTTTAACGGCAGCTTAGATCGCCTAGGCTTAGAGCAAATTGCGGGGAGTGTGGATCTCAATCTAGATGTTAATGGTGGAGATGTTGTAGTTGATAGTCAGCTTAATGGGGGCAATATTCAAGCCCAAACTACTACCAACAATATTAAGCTAGATTCTTTCATTCCCAGTCTACCTGTTGCCACATCTTTGACAGGGGGAACAATTAATACTTCAGGCACAATCAAGCAGCTACTAGCATTTAAAGATAATCCTAACTTAAATAGTCTCCAAGCTGATGCCGATTTAGATCTATTGCTAGATGGTGAAGCCGTTGCGGTCAACAGCCAATTAAACTCAGGTAAGATTCAAGCAACAGCCAATACCAGCCAGATTAATCTTAATCGCTTTGCCTCTAATTTACCTATCCCCGCAAATATTAGGTCGAGTCAGCTAACGGCTTCTGGGGAATTACGACAGTTATTAACCTTGGCTGATGATTCTAGTCTCAGCACTTTTGTTGCCCGTGTAGATGCTGATTTAGATGTGGCTGAAGGAACGGTAAAAGCGATCGCCAATCTGAATAATAACCAGTGGCAGGCGAATGTTGATGCCAATGATCTTAGCTCCCAACTCTTGTTAGATCGATTTGCTCCCCCTAATCTGGCTGGGCTACAGGTAGATAATATTAATGCACAAGGTAATCTGGCGGGAGATATTCGCCCTTTAATCAACCAAGCTGCGAGGATTCCTGTGGCGGTTAATCAACTTACGGTGGATTCGGGAGTGCAAAACCTTCAGGCTCAGGGCAATATTACCTTAGCGAACATTGCCAGTAAGTTAGATGCTGATAGTAATCTTAATGTGATCGCTAACCTCGACTTCGATCGCCTACCCATCGATCAGCTGGTGGCAGCAACTAGCCAAAATAACGAGCTAATTAAAGAGAGTGTTAATTTCAAGGGGAAAGCTGCTTTTAACGGTCAATTTAACGGTCAACAATTACTTTCAGCGCCAACGGAAAACGTCAGTCTGACAGGAGATCTCAATCTCCAGAATTTTGCCTTCAACGATATTGTTTTTGACTCGATCATGACAGGGAGGCTTAATGTACAACCGCAGCAAGCAATTGCCCTCAATCTTCAAGGAGAACAGGATATCATCGCCGCTAGAGCCGTTCCCTGTACCAGGAGGGACTGTAAACTTCCCTATCTACCTACCAATTTAGAAATACGTCAGGGAGAAAATACCGAGCAACCTGTAATAGCTGTTGGCACGCGCCAGGGCGATCGCTTTGCTTTAGATATTGATAATTTTCCTCTAGCATTACTCAATGTTGCTCCAGGTAAAGCAGCAGGTATTGAAGGCCCGATCAGCGGTACAACTACAGGAGAAATAGATCTTAATCTCTATACTCTGGCAACCACAGGAAATATTCAAGTGGCTCAACCAGGGTTGGGCTATATTCAAGCCGATCAGCTTAACGCCGACTTTAACTATGACCCCGCTAATAGTCTTGCCGAAGTTAGCAGCGCTTCTTTGAAACTAGATCGGAGTCAATATGATTTCAATGCTGCTTTAAATTTAGCTACTGGCGCGATTGACGGTAGATTAAACATTCCCCAGGCATATATCCAAGATGCTCTGACTACCCTAAACTGGTTCACTGTCGAAGACGTAATTAGCCTATTGCAGACCCCCATCTATGCCGATCCCTCGGTGATTAGACCTGCACCAGAAAAAGATACAGTCGATCAGTCGATCGCCCGCAAGCTCAATCAGTTACGTCGGGTTAATCGCCAAATCCAAGCAAATGCAGCTATTCGGCAAGCAGGAAGTATTCCCACCAAGTTAGATATTAAGGGTAAATATGCAGGAGAAATAATTCTGGGGGGGACAATTCAAGTCCCTGAAGCTGATTTTCGAGTTGAGGGTAATAATTGGCAATGGCAACCTCGACAAGCTTACCCCGATCTTGTTAGTCCTCTGGGCTTAGTTATCGAAGAGTCACAGTATATTGCTTTACCCAAACTGTTAATTGATGGGGAGCTGCAAGGGACAACAGTAGATTTAGCCGAAGCCAGAATTGAGGTGCAAGAAGCAATCTTATCCCTCAAAGGTAAGTTATCTGCCCAACAAACTGATGCGAAGTTCGCCGTGGCTAATTTAACCGTGGACGACATCGACAGTTTCGTCGAGATTCCCGTAGATCTAGCAGGAGAAATCAATAGTGTCGGGACAATTAAAGGAACGCTAGAACAGCCACGACTAGAAGGTAAAGTAGCTTTCTCCAATGGAGCGTTTAACGGCAACCTCTTGCCCGCTAAAGTAGCAGGAAACTTTAATTATGACGGTAGCAAGCTGGGCTTTAAAACCACTGCCCCAGATGAGATTCAGGTCGAGGCTAATCTTCCCTATCCAATTATCCCTGGTAAAAGCGATCGCTTTACGGCAAAAGCCAATATCGAATCAGAAGCCTTTGTTTTTCTAGATGCTTTTAGTCAAAACTATCTTAACTGGGTAGGGGGTGAAGGAGATGCTCAACTTGAGGCGAGTGCGCGTTTGGATTTGAACCGAGCAGAAAAAATTTATGACTTGTCCGCTCAAGGAGTAGTAAATCTCGATGATGCCAACGTGATCGTCCAAACTCCCTTCTTTACTGAGCCATTTCAAGGTACAGGCAAAATTACCATCAACAACCAGATAGTTAATGTTGAGACTCTCGATGCTACCTTCGCTAATAAAGATTTATCAGCAACAGGTAAATTTCCCATTCTCACCCCAGTACGAGGTTTAAAAAATCCTTTAACAATTAATTTACCCAAAGGAGATATTGAGATCGATAAACTTTATCAAGGCGGAGTTGAAGGACAAGTAATAGTTACAGGGGTATCCCTTAAGCCAGTCATTAGCGGTGAAGTTACTTTAGCTGATGGAAAAGTATCTATTCCTCAAACGAAAACTCCAACGGCGGGAGATGCAGTCCAAGTTGGTAAATCTCAGGCAATTAATGCGGTGTCTAGAGTTAAAACCCGCAATAATTCCCGTACAGCACAGTCACAAACTACTGCTCCAAAGTCTGTGATCACAGCGTTAAACAATCTTAAAGTCAATCTTAAAGACTTTAAGCTACAGCAAACTCCCCTCTATGATTTTCAGCTAAAAGGTGGTTTAACTCTCAACGGCACAGCAGATGAACCCAACAATATTATTCCCCAGGGCAAATTAACACTGACCAAGGCAGATGTAGATTTATTTAGCAATACCTTTAAACTGGCTCGTAATCGGGATAATACAATTGTTTTTAGTCCCAAAGCAGGTGTTTTTAATCCCGAGCTTGATGTCGTTTTAAGGACTTCCGTCGAAGATGTCCAAGGTGATGCAAGCAGCTTACGTTTGGCAGACTCTAACGCCAACGAAATTAACGATCCTCTAACTCAAGGCAATGACAGTCAGACTGTTCGCATTAGTTTGACCGTTGATGGGGAAGCACAAGAAATTTTGCCTAATTTGGGTCAAACAGCTCGTTCTAATTGCGATATCCGCCCTAGCAATCAGCCTTTTGTCAAAAATCAAGCATCTTACAATCAAGCCGAATTAAACCGCTTCACTCAATGTTTTGGCGATAATTTTTCCCTTAACACCCAGAATAATCCTGGCGATGTCGGTTCACAGCGTAGTTTAATCAATTCCCCAGCGGTAGCACTAACTAGTACGCCTTCTCTTAATCAGGGAGAAATTGTCAACCTTTTAAGCAATCAGTTTGTCGGTTTTGCTAGAGACATTAGTAGTGCTAGCCAATCAGAACTATTTGATTTAGGGGTACAAAGGTTTGTGGTTAATCCTCTTTTAGATAGCGTTCTCTATCGAGTAGAAGACACAACAGTTGGTTGGGGTAAGAAAATTAATTTAGACTATCTAACCATCTACCCCGCTCTTGAAGGCACTTACCAAATCAATCAAGATTCTTCAATCCGCTTTATCTATAGCCACAACTTATTCACTAAATTAATTGAAACGATTAATAGTACTGGAGACGAGGAAACCAGTAGCAGTAATGAAATCAAACTTGAATACCAGAGAAATTTTTAACTCTAATCGTCTAGCATAGTTCGTGGAACATTAAACTTGTAGCAGAATGCAGCTCAAAATTACAGCTTTTCCGCGTATTATTGCCAGATATCTCATGATTGGCGTGATTTTTTTCACCATCGTCGGTGTGGTCATTCAAATCGGCAAATATGTATTTAACTATCAAGATGAATGGCTAAATCTGTTTAATGTCGATCGCGAATTAAACTTTCCTACTTGGTATTCCGCCTTGATGATTGCCTTTTGCGCAGTATTACTCAAAATTATTGCTACGGGTAAAAAACAACAGGGCGATCGCTATACTAAAGACTGGCAATTATTATCCCTGATCTTTTGGTTTCTGGCGATCGATGAAATAGTTAGTATCCACGAAATCTTGATTATTCCTGAAGTCAGTCAAGCGCTTAATTTACCTTGGTTTCTCCATTCAGCTTGGGTCATCCCTGGCATGATTTTTGTCGCCTGGTTTGCCCGACGCTATAGCAAATTTGTCCGCCATTTACCCGCCAAATCTCGACTGCACTTTATTTTTGCTGCCTGTATTTATGTTGGGGGGGCATTAATTATGGAAATGATTGGGAGCTATTTTGCTGAATCTCTTAGTCAACAGAACATCATCTATGCCCTAACTACTTCGGTTGAAGAATGCCTAGAAATGACTGGCATTGTCATTTTGATCTATTCCTTACTTTACTATCTAGGTCAATGGGCGCATCAACTCGATCTTCAGATCGATATTTTGGGGTAGTAGGTAGTGGTTATATCAAGTCCGCTTAATTACTTTTAATAAAATCTTTGCGTCTTAGTCGGTAGTGCGAGGCACACCCCACGCTACTTAAATGAACACAATATCTTAGCCTAGACGCTTTAGTAGGTTGGGGAGCCACTGCGTTGCCCTAAAGGACTGATTACTAATAGGTGAGCATCAACATTTGAAATAAACAAGTAACATTTGCTAGTTTACTCACCTTAATACCTCTACTACCTATATGCGAAGCGGTATCTCCAACTATACGACTTGTCCTAAAGGATACTGCTCCGCATATGCCGCTTAGTTCGGTAGACAAGTCCTTTAGGACTACCCACTACCCACTACCTACTACCTATTTCCCAAATGCTCCTCGATCTTTTGCACTAGCTCATCGGCATCAACGGTTTTACGTAAAAAGTCGGATGAGCCTACCATTCTTGCTCTCAGGCGATCGACCACTCCTGAACTGCTAGTCAAAAAGATAATTGGCGTTTGGGTAAATTCTGGATATCGGCGTAATTGAGCGCATAAATCGTATCCGCTAACTTTTGGCATCACAACATCCAAGAAAATTAAATCTGGTTGACAACTCATCAGAACTTGAGCTGCATCCTGCGGATCGTTAACTGCCAGAAAGCGATAGCCAGCCATACTAACAATTTGCTCCATCAGATGAGAAACCAT
Encoded here:
- a CDS encoding AarF/ABC1/UbiB kinase family protein, producing MNYSQLEPGQSLSYDAEAIASYYRFRPWQVIWRAIAVVWLFGNFALHLYWDRITNREFINQPKRARELRKVITALGPAYIKVGQALSTRPDLIRKDFLDELTKLQDQLPPFPNQIAFDIIELGLERSISEVYREFSPDPIAAASLGQVYKAVLHSGETVAVKVQRPNLRPQLSLDLYLMRLLAGWIEPWLPLNLGHDLALIVDEFGLKLFEEIDYLNEAQNAEQFAANFAGDPEVKVPAIYHQYCNNYVLTLEWIDGIKLTDLEKLEAAGLDADNLVRIGVTSGLRQLLEYGFFHADPHPGNLFATLDGRMAYIDFGMMDQLSESMKETIASAVVQLINRDYEGLAQDFVNLGFLTPDTDIKPIIPALEAVLGNAIGESVGDFNFKTITDEFSELMYEYPFRLPAKFALIIRSLVTQEGLALSLNPNFKIVEVSYPYVSQRLLTGESPQLRRRLLDVLIKDGKFQWQRLENMIEIASSDDSFDILPTARLGLQYLLSEEGRYLRQQLLMALTEGDRLHTDEVQRLWSLIQDDIKPQKILDFAFNTFRQISAESVMAIIPSATASR
- a CDS encoding translocation/assembly module TamB domain-containing protein, with the translated sequence MNTPPNPEPEKPKVWQRLLNKLKSSPKTVVAGVTAIAAVGSLGYWGTQVLAKKKLAPFLENQIGKIIERPLDLGELKGFSLNGVEFGQTVIPPTATDPDKVTVEGVKVGFNLIPVLFRRTLPLEVALIQPDIYLEQEQDGEWINLDFLKKDTEKKEPLVYFDVDLDVEQANITAVPYQQEPLKGKLDGSGRYNQKQALAEYDLDATIEQAKATIQGETKLETGSTNTRLLVENLILADAATFLPIPVEINSGTLNADLDINIPSLDEITAANVKGKVNLQNLSGSATDLDAPISAESQLNFSGRNAQINQTRATLGDITAQVDGQVNLDNGYDLDVDVLPFQLASLPNKLTEGLPVDVAGIIEAQVQLRGAIKDPKLTGKINNTQTVIIGQTTLKKIKADFRGDLEQVVLDDVQIIPVAGGKVMAAGKIETNLRQALESKQPIDSTKMPLALSFTADLPTQQLVNPYYQLPQNVAIGNLQAEGQIDGTLNNPQGMVNWNIADSSARNLEDVAGSGELVIANQNIQLQDTEITYGEGKVDVTADANLNNKKWQASLDANSLNLRPFAAQFSNPNLNLDRPLAVDTAQAKFNGSLDRLGLEQIAGSVDLNLDVNGGDVVVDSQLNGGNIQAQTTTNNIKLDSFIPSLPVATSLTGGTINTSGTIKQLLAFKDNPNLNSLQADADLDLLLDGEAVAVNSQLNSGKIQATANTSQINLNRFASNLPIPANIRSSQLTASGELRQLLTLADDSSLSTFVARVDADLDVAEGTVKAIANLNNNQWQANVDANDLSSQLLLDRFAPPNLAGLQVDNINAQGNLAGDIRPLINQAARIPVAVNQLTVDSGVQNLQAQGNITLANIASKLDADSNLNVIANLDFDRLPIDQLVAATSQNNELIKESVNFKGKAAFNGQFNGQQLLSAPTENVSLTGDLNLQNFAFNDIVFDSIMTGRLNVQPQQAIALNLQGEQDIIAARAVPCTRRDCKLPYLPTNLEIRQGENTEQPVIAVGTRQGDRFALDIDNFPLALLNVAPGKAAGIEGPISGTTTGEIDLNLYTLATTGNIQVAQPGLGYIQADQLNADFNYDPANSLAEVSSASLKLDRSQYDFNAALNLATGAIDGRLNIPQAYIQDALTTLNWFTVEDVISLLQTPIYADPSVIRPAPEKDTVDQSIARKLNQLRRVNRQIQANAAIRQAGSIPTKLDIKGKYAGEIILGGTIQVPEADFRVEGNNWQWQPRQAYPDLVSPLGLVIEESQYIALPKLLIDGELQGTTVDLAEARIEVQEAILSLKGKLSAQQTDAKFAVANLTVDDIDSFVEIPVDLAGEINSVGTIKGTLEQPRLEGKVAFSNGAFNGNLLPAKVAGNFNYDGSKLGFKTTAPDEIQVEANLPYPIIPGKSDRFTAKANIESEAFVFLDAFSQNYLNWVGGEGDAQLEASARLDLNRAEKIYDLSAQGVVNLDDANVIVQTPFFTEPFQGTGKITINNQIVNVETLDATFANKDLSATGKFPILTPVRGLKNPLTINLPKGDIEIDKLYQGGVEGQVIVTGVSLKPVISGEVTLADGKVSIPQTKTPTAGDAVQVGKSQAINAVSRVKTRNNSRTAQSQTTAPKSVITALNNLKVNLKDFKLQQTPLYDFQLKGGLTLNGTADEPNNIIPQGKLTLTKADVDLFSNTFKLARNRDNTIVFSPKAGVFNPELDVVLRTSVEDVQGDASSLRLADSNANEINDPLTQGNDSQTVRISLTVDGEAQEILPNLGQTARSNCDIRPSNQPFVKNQASYNQAELNRFTQCFGDNFSLNTQNNPGDVGSQRSLINSPAVALTSTPSLNQGEIVNLLSNQFVGFARDISSASQSELFDLGVQRFVVNPLLDSVLYRVEDTTVGWGKKINLDYLTIYPALEGTYQINQDSSIRFIYSHNLFTKLIETINSTGDEETSSSNEIKLEYQRNF
- a CDS encoding ABC transporter ATP-binding protein, producing the protein MIRLEEIEKVYGIGNTAVHALDKVDLIIHQGEYCSIMGASGSGKSTVMNIIGCLDRPTAGKYYLDNISVAGLADEQLAEIRNRKIGFVFQQFHLLPQVSALENVMLPMVYAGIASKERRDRATEALTRVGLANRMNNRPNQLSGGQQQRVAIARAIVNEPLLLLADEPTGALDSHTTREVLDIFGELHDGGITVVMVTHEPEVAKLTNRIIWFKDGQIVHSHLTPEEMLAVAVAF